In Acanthopagrus latus isolate v.2019 chromosome 23, fAcaLat1.1, whole genome shotgun sequence, the genomic window ACttctgtacttgagtaaatatacttagttacatttctTCACTGTCTTCACTTTTACAAGAGCACGACTGTAACAAGGAATctttactttttacaacactgaacGTAAAAATACCCAAGTGTAAAAAAGATActtgtaaatgtacttagttagaTTCCATCATGGTGATTATCCACAAACTTAAACCTCGTCGTCACCTGTAATATTCATAATCAATAACTTAATTAATTATACTTTGTATTTATAATCTCAATCTGTGAAGTAAcgtgactgaataaataaatagagtaATAGTAATAGAGTGCAATATATCCCTCTGAATTGTGGATTAGAGCATAAAGTGGTATAAAAATGATACTCCTGTGGACgacttgagtaaaagtcctCAGTTACTGTTTGCTGGTTCTGTAACGACCCGTGTGACCCGCAGGGCGACTCCGGCGGCCCGATGGTGAGTAAAAGCAACACGACGTGGGTTCTGGCTGGCGTGGTGAGTTTTGGACGGGGCTGTGCTGAGGCCGGGTTCCCGGGAGTCTACGCCCGCGTGTCCCAGTACCAGGACTGGATCAACAGCCAGATCACCACCAACCGGCCCGGCTTCGTCCAGTTCCAGGGAGACGGGTCGACCTCCGGAACCACCAGCCTGGTGTccctgtctctgctgctgtccatcACACCGGTCCTCTTCTCCATCTTTGTCCTCTCATAGGAAATGCACTGATACCACGtcaatatattaaaatataaatatgattaTATATTGATTAAGTTCTAGTTAAAACAAGCAACACACAGGCTCCAGAACAGATTCTGTCTGTtagttgtaattttttttaatgtaaactcTGTGAGAGAGTTACTGGAAGATGTCTTTATATTACTGATCGGGATGGCAGCTTatcaatattttgattattagttgattaatatatttattttcctaATCAATTATCATAAaagttcttttttaaattctatttAAACAACATTCTAAGAGAAGAttcttatttttaattaaaacaaatatgttacTGATCATTTTTTACTTCCTGATAATCAATTTATTTGCAGAAAACTCAACTTAAGTGTCTTTAAAAGTTGTTGGTGGCAACAATCAGTGTTTATTAGTTAATGAACACGCTGTTGAATTACAAATAATTCATCAGTATTTACAGTTAATTTGTCCTGAAactgatcaaacacacagaaaataacgAGCCTTTGTTAAAACTTTCTGACGTTTTGAATGTCGGAGCTCGAACATGAAACGTTTGCTGGATTGAAGAGGTTTATGAAGTTGATCCTGTGACGTGTTACTGCTTATATCTGACATTAATACATCACTGTAGCTACTGATgcactgaacacatcacagatattatttattatctgtcTTTAGTTGGTGTCTGTGAGTAAATTCTTCTGGGATACATGTTAACAGCACCAAGTACAAACTGTATATCTGCACATCTGTCCCTCACACTGCATTATGTTCAATAAATGGtttttcttaacattttattgtctttaaaaagTCACGGTGGaacatttctgtcatctcttctctttcttcctctgttcttTATCCATTTCTCTCCGTCCATAAACCTTCATTATCTCAGAGACGACCACAACGTGATAATCACAACTGGAACTCTCTATCTTCATCATCCTGAATACAAGGAATAAAatcaagactgtgttttaacGGACCGGGCCTTGTTGCTCTGCACTGCAGAACCTCTGAGAACTGATCCGTTATCCTCAAATCTTAATCTTACCATATTAATTTAAAGTAAtaagtcaaacacaaacagaaaagtatTGCTGCCACAATCAAATACGCAGCAGACTTTCTCCTCTGCGTCTGTCTCCGTCCTCTGTCCATCTTCTCCAGGTTCCTCCTGTGAACAACGAgtcagcagacagttaacaTCCTTCAAGACACCCAAACATCAGTCGCTGCTaacaaacattttactgcacaTTTACTGCTCCGTCACACTGCGTCTTATTATTTCTCATCACGTTTGAGGTCGTTATCggtgaaatgtgatgtgaactgacatcatcacttcacttcacacacCTGATGACGTCAAACTGCTTCCTCTGCGTCCGACACATCTCTCGAATGGCGTCCGCAGCATCCGTCAGTGATTGGCTCACTTCAGACACTTTGTACATCTCGTACCATTTGTTGATCCCCTGACGACCAGCCATGATCAGTTCACAGCCTCCTGTCACCgcctgatgaagatgatgacagaCGGATCAATACTTGATTTAGTTTTTCTGATAGAGGTTGAAGTAAAGTCTCGTGCCTTCAGTGTAGTTTGTGTGATTACATGATATGTAGATTAGATTTCAGTTATCAAACAATACGTGTATGTAGTTAAAGAATCTGACCTCACGTCGTGCGTCGCTGGCTGTGAATCCTGTTTCTCCAGTAATCGATGAGTAAAACTGGTAAATATTAACAGCTTTCTcttttgctgcagctgctgcagaataaAGCTCCTCGCAGCTCTGCTTGATGTTTACGGTTTTCTGATCTGCATTAAAGTAAAACCCTGCGCTGACATCATCTTCCAGCTTCAGTCCACTGCGTCTCGCCACGGCTCTCACTATTTCCATCACGACGTGTCGGTCGACATCATCTGAACCTACAGAGAGAAACTTCTTCTTCACCTGCAACCTCAGCTGCTTGAGCTGTCTGTGGATTGTTTCTGTACACGTGTTGATCTTCTCTACTGTCTCCTCCGCCTCTCTCAGGATGAAGTAGAACGAACTGTGCTGAACAACCTCAGCAGTGGCCGTAATGAAGCAACTTACACATCGAAGTGCTTTTTCTATGGCTACTAGAACTGGAGCAGCTTGACTGGCAGGTTGTAAAAGGATCAGGATGTTAGCCAGGATCTTACACACAGCTGCCAACACCTGCGCTATGATGCCAACCAATTCTGCCAAGCAGCATTTCTTCCTGACCGACTCGAGCTTGTTGGCCagtttctccagcagctccgcACAGTGAACTCCCTCCTCGATCCAGGAGAacatcagctccagcagctggtcCGCTGCAGCCATGATGGAGGCTTGAGACATGTGATcaagtctgtaaaaaaaagaatcagaagaAGAATTAGAGAATGAAATACAAGCGAAAGTCCCAAAGTTTCTACTGTTTTTAGCAGGTTCTGATTACAAGATGGTAATGATGTTGTGTAATGATGCGGATCCATCACACGTATGTGTTATTAATGGAGATTTAaatgtcatgactcctgtttctgtttgttcttgtatctggtttttggtttttggtatCTGATTCATGTCCTTATATCTATGTCCTGTTGTGTCCTATGTTTTGAGTTttcatgccctcatgtgtcctttaagtttctcctgtgttctcccctctggctccctctgtctgttgtcttgttccctcctggtctgttcctctgtgctcctcccctcgttatctcacctggcttccttcctcctctctcctcacctgttcctcgtcttgtaatc contains:
- the LOC119013561 gene encoding uncharacterized protein LOC119013561, which produces MSQASIMAAADQLLELMFSWIEEGVHCAELLEKLANKLESVRKKCCLAELVGIIAQVLAAVCKILANILILLQPASQAAPVLVAIEKALRCVSCFITATAEVVQHSSFYFILREAEETVEKINTCTETIHRQLKQLRLQVKKKFLSVGSDDVDRHVVMEIVRAVARRSGLKLEDDVSAGFYFNADQKTVNIKQSCEELYSAAAAAKEKAVNIYQFYSSITGETGFTASDARREAVTGGCELIMAGRQGINKWYEMYKVSEVSQSLTDAADAIREMCRTQRKQFDVIRRNLEKMDRGRRQTQRRKSAAYLIVAAILFCLCLTYYFKLIW